The DNA segment TAGGGCTACATcataatatatacaagTATATACTacaatgaattaaattaattcaaaagatCCATCCAATAAATTTACGGTAAAACCAACCTACACCCTTGGAATGTTCAAACATTTTGAGGTCTTCCTCTTTTTTCATTAAGTACTCATGTTCTTCTTTGTCAATGACATCCTTATAGGAGAAAAGATCTACTTCCTCGGATTTGATTCCTTTCGTATTCGTAACAATTTTGTATCCGAATagaagaataaaataaaaaggaATAGAAATATACCCTGCAACAAATGTCTTATAGTCAAAACTTCCAATAAAAACcgtgaaatttttgattaatgCTACAAGACAACAAATACTCAACGCTAAGTATGTTGAGTATGGTGCGAATGGTGCTTGATAGACAAAACTATTCCTATCAACACCTTGCTTGTTGCAGgctttaataaaataaatatgcGATACCAAGATGCTTATCCAAATTAACAAGCCAAACATTGAAACATAACTAACAAAATAATCGAAAACGAGTTTTGAATTAGTTGAAACGGCCATAAAAGCTAGCATTGTAAACACTGCACTTAATAAAAGTGAATAATATGGGACGCCACGTTTATTGGTGTACGAAAAACATACTGGTGCTTCACCTCTGAGAGACAAACCATACAATGTTCTGCTTGCAACATATAAATCTGAATTGCTTGAAGAAAAGGTAAATAGCAAAATAGATCCATTGACAATATGTGGGAGCACCGGTATGGAAGCATTCTTAATTGCGATTACAAAAGGTGAAGCATTTGCAGTCGTTTTCGAAGTTAAGTTTAGTTGAGGATCATCGTACGCAACACAACAGCCAAGCACAAATACTGATAAAACATAAAACACGACAATACGGTAAAATGTTAACCTTATTGCCCGAGGAATATTTCTCCTAGGATTTTGAGCCTCGCCAACCATAACTCCAACTAATTCAGTACCTAAGAAGGCAAAGACCGCGTTTACTAATACTGATAAAAATGCAACAAATTTACCTTTAGAATCGGGAATATCTTTGTAAGTCGCAAAAGCACCAGGATTCTTCCAAAACCGAAAGCCAAGCCTATCATGGTTAGGTCCTCCTCCAAGCATTATAATAATCATGCAAATTATGAGGCCAATAATAACACAAACTtttaaagaagataacCAAAATTCAACTTCGCCCAAATATCTGACTCCGGCAAAGTTAATACCTACCACAAGGATTAGGTAAACTGCTATCCAAACCCCCGGATTAACTGTTTCTGGTGCTATCCAATACTGTATCGCCAATGCACCAGAAACGTACTGGTTTGCAGTGgagatgaaatatttaagcAAGTAAGAATATCCCATCGTAAACCCTAATGCTGGATCAACATATCTTGATCCATAACCTGCAAGTCCATCTGGTAGAGGAATATAAGTAGCCATTTCCCCAAGAGAACACATAACGCAATAAACAACCAAGCCTATGACAGAAAACGCAATAAGAACTGAAGCTGGACCTGCAGTTGCCAAAGCAGTACCGGTTCCAATAAGTAATCCTGGACCCAAAGCCCCACCAATAGCCATCATGGAAATATGCCGTGCCGATAAATCCCTCTTTAAGGTCTTTTTATGTTCAAGTTGGCTTTGttcatcaaataaatcaacatCTGAATTTATACTATTAGTTTCAATTGTAGAGGTCAGTTTCGTAGTCTGgtttttattaatactaaatttcataattatttgaattctaGAGTCTATTAGATCAACATCCTCACAAAATTTCAAGGGAACTACTTGTTAATATAGATTAGATCTAATATAGTTCTTTAAGTTCATATTCTCCATAATCAAGCTTATCAATAAGATATCGGTGGCTCGATACCGAGCTTTTCATACTCAaacttatcaatatttctcGGTGCAGCGACGCCGAGTTCTCCATACTCCAGATAAATGAACTTTACCGGTGGATCGATACCGAACCCAGTAACATTATTTTCCGTTATAGTGGAGTCTACCACTAAAAGCTAGTAATACAAAAGGTATAGTAGTATGTGTTAGATATATAGTAAGTCAAGTTGAAAATTCAGCTGTACCTGGAAGATCTGGTGTTACATGGCCATTTGTCATGCTTTCAGTCTTCGGATATAAGGAATTAATTTACAGGTCTAATAGAGCAGGGTTTTCCATGAATTACAAGTTTATCTTGAAGCTCGACAAGCGTGCCCGGATGCCTCAAATACACCTTTACTTACAATTTGTTACAGTTGGTAAGGTATACAATAGCTTCGttatttctaaaatatatacaGGACAATCATCCATGCCCAGGCAGACGGAACAAACCATGTTTTGCAATATCTATCAGGCATTGTCACTCAAATATCTTGGTCCATTAATTTAAGCGACACAATAAAACGATCCAATGCAATTACAGACCAACTTCCGAGGTTCTATTTTCTGAAACGTTAAAAACTAAGATACGACGAAACCTATATGCAGATACTAACTCTGCAACACTAACGGTCGGCTAGAAACAACCTTCAAATCCTAGACTACGAATCAAACTTACTTCTAAGAATGGAATTCAAAAGAGCCAGAAGCAACCATAGAAAGCCTAATCAGACCCAAATGGCAGTTAGACCACGAACACCGAATTAAGATCATGTAGACCAAGAACGGTGTACCATAATCATCGTCCTCTGGAGCCCCTGATCCATATTCCCGCATGAACGTTGACCACTTCTTAAACGGCTACTATAACCTTCCCATCCGTTTTGATGGACCATTTATTTATCGACGGACTAGATCCCTTCCTCGTTATCACGTGAACAAAAAATAGGAACTTCCCAACCTTTTGTCCAGCGTTGCGGTGCTTACCTTAAACATCTTAGCCTGACATTTATCGTTTTATAGGTCACTAACTAGCCCCCGTAGTAACGAGTGggataataattttgaaaagttagataatttatctGCGTCTAATCAGGACATCTGGTGATGGCGTAccattttattattatatactgATCCGAGCACGCTACCCTATTATACAAGGTAGCAAATGAACCAAGTGCGTACTAATGACTTAGGTTTcgaattaaaaataaataaatattaaaataaaaatgatgagCCAGTATTTGTTTGGAATAGATAATATTGtttcataataataatatggaCTTATCAATCCCACTAACTATTTTGAGAATATTTAGGTACGATTGAGTATTTTGTAGAATTATCAGTCACTATCCAACCCAATAACCCGCATAATACCCCGTACTCCTAACTCCAGAACCCAAAAAATTGCCAGTTATATTGTTTCAAGCCACTAAAATCGGGTGGCTCATACTGTCTCCAAAGTGATACTATTCGTTATTAATATACCCACCTAACAACGATATTCCGTAGATCATTTTCCCGTGTAATTGAaacattatttgttttgtaGTTTCGTAGACAATGGATTGTTTAATTACGAAGCAATTTTTTGGGCTCGCACCATTATCAGTGATGCAGCCACGAGGATCGGACCTAAATTAGCTTCAAGTTTGGCACCCAAAATTAACCGATTCAGCTTAGATAATAATCAGTCAGCCGTGGCATGTATACGGAATTATACTTCTCGTGGGTGTAAACCTTCaacaatatttatatagGATGATATTCTCAAGTTTTTTGTTATCAGTGAGTCAACACATAGTAATATAGATTTGTTTCACAATTAGCGTCTTATTTACACAACAATTGTTGAGATTACTAGGTTCTAGATATTAGTACATTCGTTTTCCAAAGAGGCAGTACCGATATAAGTTTAGTACATAAGCAAATAATACTATAAAGCTATACTATAGCTACAAGCACATAAAGCTATAGAGTAATAATTCAAGCAAGTCAATTGATAGGGTGAGAATTGGGTGCCAATTGAGTAGATATAGTATAGGACGAAGGTTATAAATCGAAGAAACATGTTTCGCTCACTCAAAtacaagaatattaaaagaAGGATGAAGAGAATCGCATTGGGAAATTTTGAGGAATACGAGTACCAGAATAAGATCCACTACCGCGATTTGGTTTCGTTTGTTTGAAGGGAGGTTTGCCAACAGGTGATCTTGGGAACATTGTTGGTCATGGGTTGTTTGCGGGTTTAGGCTATTTATACACGAGCATCGTAGCAGCAGCTAATTTTGGTTTAattatgtatattattatgtatGTGCGATAGATATACGTGCTAAAGTTCGAGAGTTGTAGTATTAGTTGTATGAGTACATACATGCGATATATAGGAGAgataaaatacaaaatgCTCATAATAAAGGCTGGAAGTTGGGCAATGCTGGAGGTGGTGGAGGGGGGTCATTGAAATTAGCCTTATCCATACGGGATAGGTTGTTCAATGGGCCTGGTAGTACCGATCTATTTTGGTAGGGTGGAGGAAGAATTATCTTTGTGTCCAGATATTTATTGGATCTAATGGTGGATGTTATTTCGTAGATGGGGATTGTCTGTGCTGCCTGAGTAACAAGTTCTAGCTCTACCTTCTCCTGTGTTCTAAATAGGGTTTCAAGGTCAGAGTCCGAGTTTATCCTGGTTCCATCTTTTATATTGAGGAGGTTGATGGTCGTCTGATTACTGTTAGCAGACAATTTGAACGCACTCTTGGCGTTTTCTATCAATTCTAATAGCTTTGGTGGCGCTGAATTGGTGGTAGGATATGTGAACTCTAGAACTGATGATAAGAACTTCAACGTAACTGCCTTAGTTGTGTTATGTATGTCCTGCTTCTTCATTTCAGTCGCTACCGCTGCCAATGAGTTCAATTGGTTTAAAGAATCTGAATACATGGGTATGCATGTTTTGCTTGATTTGTGCTCTTCACCATTGAATACTGTAGAATGCTGCGATATTAATGGATAGTCTTGTAATATACTATAGTATAGGCACTCACTTAACGGGAGCATGATATTATCGAAACCAAAGTCCTTGACACAGGATCCTAATAAGGTGAATAGTGACAACGAAGCAATGTCATCGgaaagaagataattcGTAGTCGTTGACGTatctaattctttataAAATTTGGAAAGATATGATTCTTGATTCAATTTCGATCTTAAATACTCAATCAGAGTTTCATTAGAGTTCGTAAATGACTTTTCTAAGACATAAACCACGCAGCACGATATAATACTCTTGCCCATGATTTCAAGATTTTCATTTCGCTTCGACGTGGACTCCGAACATGTCTTTGACTTCTCAATATAATGTAAAAGTATTCTCCTTGCGGACGAATTAAGGGGGCTCTTAATACTCGCCTTGAAGCTCAAGTTAGATATAGGTGGTAGAACAGGAGGACTATTGTTTATCCTTGGTTGTATCATGGTGTCAATGGCCAAACGagatttatcaaagatcGTAAACTTTTTGCTCCTGGAATAGTTCATGTCATGAACATCTTCTTGAGAATCAGAGTTAAACCGTGCAATCTCCGATAAAAACTTCTGAGACCCCGTATCTGGTGTAGTCTCCGAATTATCCCGTTGGAAGTACTGTTCACTCGGCGAATTTTCAGTAGTATGCATATCAGGCGAAATGGACCTGGAGTACGAATGTGGGTATTCTTCATCCAGTCTGCGTCTTTTATCCCCATTGTCCATTTCACTTCCTCTTTTAGTTTTGGAAGATCTCTTCCTATTTCTTCTTACACTCTGTACTGCAGCCCTCACCaacttatcaaaatctCGGAAATACTCCGGCGAGTAGTTGAACTCAACCCTCAATGCATCTGCGACATTCTTGATCAGTTCTTCTTGTTCGGATGCTTTTTTGGAACTCAAATCCAAAGTATCTATAAGCTCAAGTCTTCGAGCTGAAAATCGTTTCCACAATCTTTCATCCAAAAAATTTAGCCTAGCTCTAATAGCATGTGTAACACCTATTCGTTTTGTCTGACTTTCATTGGACATATTGTAGCATATCACCAATATAAGcctttattattcaaaatgactATGATGATTCACCTGTTGATGACCgatgattcaaatatattttctcGAGACTAATTGGTTAAGGAGCGCGGTATATAGATCGTTGACGTCGAAGTGCCGTTCAAAATGTTATAAATGTTCACTGTTGATTGTCGATTTGACCTGTAGTTGTAGATGCCACAGAGTGAATGGAGCTGTATCTTGAGACGTATTTATTAGGTTTTGTAGTGACTCAATTAGTATTCAATTGAGTCAATGTTGACTGTGAGTCAGCTGTATTCGCGTACAATGACTAAGACCAATAGTCATAGTCTTAGAATAGACACTACTTTGAAAGGCCATTAGTAGGCTATGTACATCACTGATTGTATATTTGGTCGAATGATAGTCAGTTAAGTGGATTCATATTTGGTCGAAATGAATGTAAGTTTGActaaaaatgaatcaaacCAGATAGACTGGCCTTTTTCTAATACTATGAATGACGCCGAAAACTTACAAAACCAAACTTTAGATAAATGTTTATCATAATACACTATAGATAATATAGAGCTGACATTTATCCTATGCTGTGCTGATGTACATAGGTGTTCAACATCTCAAAGTTCATATTCTTTTTGAGCAGTGAGAAGATGTTCAATCTTGTAGGTAAGCTATACATTCAGAGACTAAAATCTGAAGATTACAAACTAAAGTTGTAATTATCATAGCTAGCGCATAATTTGTTCAACCTATATAAGGTTTCGTGATGCTGAATGTGTTAGTGATGCTCGTTTAGTTTCAATTGAAAGACATACATATGTGGTGCATAGTTTAATACATTGTCTGCTGATTACGTGAATGTAGTAACATTGACAATGACTATCTATACATTCGgtatattttttctttgcaaGACTATGGCACTTGATGTactcttcatcttccttgGAATTGTCAGTATTGAGAGAGTATTGGGATAAAGACGGTAATCATACACATAAAGGGCCAATGCTAACAAATACTTCCTGTGAACCTGGCTCAGTCCACACTGGGAGCGCAAAGCGAGCTTGTAAGAACAATCCGATCACTATTGCCGGTTTCATGTTGAATTGAGTTTATTGTTTTTACTTAGCTTTAGAATCGTTAACCGCTTAGGTGCGACCTAATATTAAAACTCAAGATTTCATAATTGTGCATCTTCAGTacatcaaaatcattttgaCTATTTTCAGTGTAATACCACCATTATTCTCCTATGTCTTTAGTTGATTGCCGACCCATAGCTGAACTCTTAGATTGATTTGGAAGTACGTAAAGAATTAATGCGGTGATCATAAGCGTTAAATATTGGCACAATAAATACACCAGCAGAATTGGCACGCGGCTAATATCATTCTAATTCTCTTATACCATGCATACCTTCATTCAGATAGAGCATATCAAAAGTATAGTGACTAATAGTTGAGAGCTAAATCATTGGAtaaaaatcttcaaatatgacTCATCCCAATTAGGCAATTGAAATGCCCATTAGGCGCGCTTATCGACAAGTATATAAGGGCTGGACGTTTTcctaataaaattttcatgTAATACTTTTTCTTTCTAGAATATAGAATTAGTGTTATTTTACGTTAATCAGTtacatattattataaaagaATGTCTAAAGGTAAGGTTTGTTTGGCATACTCAGGTGGTTTAGATACCTCAGTCATTTTGGCTTGGTTATTGGAAGAAGGATATGAAGTTATCGCTTATTTGGCTAACATTGGTCAAGAGGAAGACTTCGAAGAAGCCGAAAGAAAGGCTTTAGCAATTGGTGCCACCAagtttgttgttgttgatgtcAGAAAGGAATTCGTTGAACAAGTTTGTTTCCCAGCTATCCAAACTAACGCTATTTACGAGAATGTCTACTTATTAGGTACTTCGTTAGCTAGACCAGTTATTGCTCAAGCTCACATCAAGGTTGCTGAAGAAAACGGATGTTTTGCTGTTTCTCACGGTTGTACTGGTAAGGGTAACGATCAAGTTAGATTTGAATTAGCTTTTTATGCATTGAAACCAGATGTTACTGTTATTGCTCCATGGAGAGACCCAGACTTTTTCAACAGATTTGCAGGTagaaaagatttattagaatatgCTGGTTCTAAGAACATCCCAGTTGCTCAAACCAAGGCTAAGCCATGGTCAACCGACGAAAACTTGGCCCATATTTCCTTCGAAGCTGGTATTTTAGAAGATCCTGATACCACTCCACCTAAGGATATGTGGAAATTGACTGTCGACCCACTCGATGCTCCAGATACCCCAGAAGATTTCTCTGTTTACTTTGAAAAAGGTATaccaaagaaattgatcTTAGATGGTGGTAAGAAGGTCATTACTGAACCAGTCGAATTGTTTACTGAAGCTAACGCTTTAGCCAGAAGAAATGGTGTCGGTAgaattgatattgttgaGAACAGATTCATTGGTATCAAATCTAGAGGTTGTTATGAAACTCCTGGTTTGACCATTTTAAGATCTGCACACATTGATTTGGAAGGTTTGACTCTTGATCGTGAAGTCCGTGCCATTAGAGATCAATTTGTTACCACTACTTACTCCAAATTATTGTACAATGGTATGTACTTTACACCAGAATGTGAGTATGTTAGAACCATGATTGACCCATCCCAAAAGACCGTAAATGGTGTTGTCAGAGCTAGAGCTTACAAGGGATCCTTGTCTATTTTAGGTAGATCTTCTGATACTGAAAAGTTATATGACGAAACCGAATCATCTATGGACGAATTAACTGGCTTTTCCCCAGAAGACACATCCGGATTTATTGCCGTTCAATCCATTAGAATCAAAAAATATGGTGAAGCAGTTAGAGAAAAGGGTAATACATTATCTTTATAATTGTTGCACTCGACTAACTATAAAGATAATTAAATAGGGAATCTAAAATAGgtaaataattaatacatTGTAAAAAGTACTTAAAAATATGctattcttcaatttaaTCAGCAGTCCAGTACTCATTTTCGTATTCATCGTCGAATACGGTATAATCAAAATCGTACTTTTCTCCAACCAAagatttgataataattattgattCATCAAGACGTCTGTAGATCATATGTGCTAATAATAACGCAACGATATTACATTGGCCATCAGCActgaataatttttcgtAATCCAAATTTCTTACCATTGAATCATGCAAACTTTCACCTTCATCGACAGTATATTCCTTTTCAGTATTCGGTTCTAGATTATAAAACCGCTCACTTAAAGATATTTTTTCAGTTCCCCATTTTGATCTTAGTAAATCCAAATGTTGTATAGAAAGATTTGCTTGAGTGATTTTAGGTAATGCGGTTTTAGATCTTAATGAACCAGCACCCATATGCGTCATAGAGAAGACATTAGCAGTCATAGAAGGACTTGTCCATCCCATTCTGCCCATTATAATAGGTACCCAAAATTCTGGTTCATCAATTTGGTCGAATATTGATTGAAGCATAACATACAATTGAACAACATCAGTAATCAACGTCTGTAATCTAACATATTTTGATGCAGGCCAATCACCCGCTATAGGGATTTCGTACTGAAGCGGTCCAATAATTCGTGTAATACTCGCAAGCTTCAATAAGGCCGTACGAAATTTTTCTAGAGTTTCATCGTGCCTCCTTAAAATATGGATATTATGGTTCTCTAATCTTCCTAACGCAAATCTGGATACATCACAATGAAGTAGTCCTACCTGTTCTAATGCTTGGGCCAATATTTTTCTAATTACAACCTTACTAGTAGAAACCCTTGGAAAACAACTAGCCAAGACACTAATAGCTATTCCAACAGTTACACTAACATGCCTCTTCCAAGCAGCTGTAAAACCATATCCAATATTACCCGTAGCTTGTGGATGATTCCCATCTAGCCAACTTGTCCCCATAATCAAAACAACGGTAACacaaaaaagaattgtCGGAACAAGATTTAAATGAACTGAAAAATGTCTGAAGAAACATAAAtagaaaaagagaaatcCAGTAACTACACAATACCCATAGTAATTACCGGTACCATTACCTGCGGAGATATACCACGCAACCATTCCAACTATACCCGCTGCAAATCCATAGAAAAATCTCGCAATAATACCATAAATGGCTTCACCAACGTATTCGGAAACTGTAAGACAACACACAACAGGAACCCACATCAatctattattataatacCATTCAGCTGTAGTCCTACAAAAAGCAGGAATACAACAAACCGTAACAAGCCCACTGGCCCTTATCCAAAACCAAAGATGCTTGTTTAAAAGTAGGTTGTAAAATGAAACACACTTTATACCGAAAATTTGGTATACATGCGACGGTGGAAATGCATCAGCGTCTCTGATAGAAACTTCACTTTTCCAGAAGCTAGATTCATGTTCATCTGGTGCTCCATCTGCTATGGTGCTGTTGATATAACGAGCTGAATCTCTAACCGACGAAGTGAACGGTGTTATAAGACTTGGAGCTGGTCTACTTTTGTCAATAGAAAGGAACAAGTCAATCATTCTAATTATTGCTTTAGACTGATCTTTGGCTAAATTTAGAAACAACGTAGCTTGACTAATAAGACATAATAAAACGTCTTCATTTCTAGTCGTTCCTTGCATTAGTTTTTCGATTCTCTTATGATCGCTCCACTTTTCTAATTCGTTTTtcaatcttctttttgcATCTAATAAACTCTCTTTACGTTCTTGTTGCCTTTGTTTATGTTTTTCATGACTTCCAGGAATAATTATAGTATAGGTCCTAAACTTATTTGCTTCAGTTAACCATGTCGCAACAGATTCAAGCCCAATATCTACGGCTTCTAAGACCGATATAAAATGTGCAGTAATAAAACGAGCCACAATATCTAAGTCTTTTAAAGTCAAATCATCTTCTGCATCTGACGAATAAATTCTATTTCTTAAAAGTTTAATCCGGCGACTGTTTTCGTACTCTCCAACAGACCTATATGATTGCTGTAGAGCTGTAAAAAGCTTTGAGTGTCCGGTTATCTTCTTACGGTTATATGAAGATGTACTGCTTGCCCTGCTGCGACCCAATCCCCTAATGTTATCAGATACAACATCTAGCCTCTCATAAAGTAATTGGTAAAAATATTCGTAACCTGCcgataaattaattaagtTCTTGAGTAAGTACCTGAATTCTCCAGCATCCCCAGCATCAAGTCTACCAAATgaaatttcatattttattgTACTTGCTAAAACTTCAAGCTGggaaatattatttctaaaGTTTGTGATTTCTTTGGAATACTTTTCGAAATTCGAAAAGTCAGGCCCAGATGGTCTCAATGTCTTCATGAAGttaatattgtttttaGTTGCTTTATTTAAACCGCTCAAGATTTTCGATGAACCATTGAAATATAAGAAGCTTGAAGTGGTAGGAAATATCAAAATGGATGTGACAATTTTGGTTAAAAATGCAATTCCCATAGGTTTTATAATAGTATAACCAATCACCTTAGGCATGAATACAGGGAAATACACATAGTAATTAGTAAGAACGATCAACGAGATAATACCTGCCACGAATCCTGGTCTTATCAAAGGATGTAATCTTAATGTCATGCCATACATGGTTAAACCAATCATCAAGCagaatacaaatataaCTGTGCACCTGGTGGTCAAAAATCTTCCTGTGAATATCTGAGGAGTCATACATGTCAGTATATTCTCTGCGGTACATGAACCATCTTGAATAAGCAACTTGATCAAATCTTCGGGTGTTATCGAACCTCGTAATCGGTTGGTAATTAATAAGGCTATAGTAGCAAATAGCCATGAAACCATCACATAAGAGAAGCAAAGGATACTTAGGAAAACATTGAGGACTATCAGGGTCCCACCAGCAGCGATGATGAACCCTACTATCTGCATCAAGTATGCAGCATTTCCAATCCAATTACCACTTTTCGGTATAACCATCAATATAACCGTCACCCAAAGCTGGACCCATGTCCTAGAGACAACCTTAAACGATTCATAATCCAAATGGTCAAGAAAGTACGCCGGACGTACTATCTTAACAAATTTCCTCCATGCTGTTTGTTTTTTATCTGGTATTTCCGATTCTATTGGCTTCTTTGTATCACTTTCATCATAAATATTAGCTGGTTTGTCTTCATAATTATATGCTGGTTCACTTATATTTTCCTCATTAATATGTGTACTACGGGTGCGGTGCAGTTCCACATATGCAATAGGATCAACCTCACTGCTACTATCCGTGATACTTTCATCACTACTATAAACAGTTCTGGCCATAATATGCTGTTAACATTTTATATGTTTACCCTTCAAACCAATatatgtaaataaaatgaaaattccATATACTGCATGAGGgtcaaaaaaattaatatgaCGGAGTATTACTCCGAAGAAATGTGCCGTTAGACATAGCCATATGATTCATGAGTACAGGAATAGAAGGAGATGGATGTACCGATGATAACACTTGTATATTCTGTTGGTCttaaaaatggaaaattacGTAAATGGGACATAATTGATGGCGAATGTAGCTATCTATATGTAGTTTGTACTTAGATAGAGATAACTTCGATTAATGCAATTGAAGCGTATTGGGTAAATATCCAAGAGCattgaaaacaatatttacaatataAGTGAGTCAATAGGTTTGAAACATTGTAATTTATGGTGATAATTCATCTAGCCAGGATTGTAACTTTGCTAAATACCCAGGTATGTCTTTGCCAATAAGACCAGCAGGAATGGTGTTTCTAGCCACTTTATTGATCTTACTTGATTCGTAATGCGATTGTAAGTGAGAAACAAGACAACTGAGGGTTTTGTATTGTACGGATTGGTCTGGCTGGGGCTCGTCTTTTACGGCATGAGTTTCAGTTTTGGTATGAACTTCACCTCTGGAATGTGCTTCACTTTTGATATGTGCTTCATTTTTGATATGTGCATCTTGCCCAAGGTCCTTGAGAAATTGTGACTTGTTGTTATAATAGTACCAGCTCGTAAGCCAGAGCACCCTATTGAACATTGGAAATCTAAATTTTGCTGGAACTCTTGTTACTTTTTCGATTTCATAGATGCGCAAATGCATGGAGAGATCCATAAGAGTTAGAAAGTTACCTCCTATTACTAACGAGTCTTCTGGTGTGAAAACAG comes from the Debaryomyces hansenii CBS767 chromosome B complete sequence genome and includes:
- a CDS encoding DEHA2B02376p (weakly similar to uniprot|P40522 Saccharomyces cerevisiae YIL056w), coding for MSNESQTKRIGVTHAIRARLNFLDERLWKRFSARRLELIDTLDLSSKKASEQEESIKNVADALRVEFNYSPEYFRDFDKLVRAAVQSVRRNRKRSSKTKRGSEMDNGDKRRRSDEEYPHSYSRSISPDMHTTENSPSEQYFQRDNSETTPDTGSQKFLSEIARFNSDSQEDVHDMNYSRSKKFTIFDKSRLAIDTMIQPRINNSPPVLPPISNLSFKASIKSPLNSSARRILLHYIEKSKTCSESTSKRNENLEIMGKSIISCCVVYVLEKSFTNSNETSIEYLRSKLNQESYLSKFYKELDTSTTTNYLLSDDIASLSLFTLLGSCVKDFGFDNIMLPLSECLYYSILQDYPLISQHSTVFNGEEHKSSKTCIPMYSDSLNQLNSLAAVATEMKKQDIHNTTKAVTLKFLSSVLEFTYPTTNSAPPKLLELIENAKSAFKLSANSNQTTINLLNIKDGTRINSDSDLETLFRTQEKVELELVTQAAQTIPIYEITSTIRSNKYSDTKIILPPPYQNRSVLPGPLNNLSRMDKANFNDPPPPPPALPNFQPLL
- a CDS encoding DEHA2B02332p (similar to uniprot|P53388 Saccharomyces cerevisiae YPL265w DIP5 dicarboxylic aminoacid permease); this translates as MENSASSHREILISLIPLKFCEDVDLIDSRIQIIMKFSINKNQTTKSTSTIETNSINSDVDLFDEQSQLEHKKTLKRDLSARHISMMAIGGALGPGLLIGTGTALATAGPASVLIAFSVIGLVVYCVMCSLGEMATYIPLPDGLAGYGSRYVDPALGFTMGYSYLLKYFISTANQYVSGALAIQYWIAPETVNPGVWIAVYLILVVGINFAGVRYLGEVEFWLSSLKVCVIIGLIICMIIIMLGGGPNHDRLGFRFWKNPGAFATYKDIPDSKGKFVAFLSVLVNAVFAFLGTELVGVMVGEAQNPRRNIPRAIRLTFYRIVVFYVLSVFVLGCCVAYDDPQLNLTSKTTANASPFVIAIKNASIPVLPHIVNGSILLFTFSSSNSDLYVASRTLYGLSLRGEAPVCFSYTNKRGVPYYSLLLSAVFTMLAFMAVSTNSKLVFDYFVSYVSMFGLLIWISILVSHIYFIKACNKQGVDRNSFVYQAPFAPYSTYLALSICCLVALIKNFTVFIGSFDYKTFVAGYISIPFYFILLFGYKIVTNTKGIKSEEVDLFSYKDVIDKEEHEYLMKKEEDLKMFEHSKGVGWFYRKFIGWIF
- a CDS encoding DEHA2B02420p (highly similar to uniprot|P22768 Saccharomyces cerevisiae YOL058w ARG1 arginosuccinate synthetase), with amino-acid sequence MSKGKVCLAYSGGLDTSVILAWLLEEGYEVIAYLANIGQEEDFEEAERKALAIGATKFVVVDVRKEFVEQVCFPAIQTNAIYENVYLLGTSLARPVIAQAHIKVAEENGCFAVSHGCTGKGNDQVRFELAFYALKPDVTVIAPWRDPDFFNRFAGRKDLLEYAGSKNIPVAQTKAKPWSTDENLAHISFEAGILEDPDTTPPKDMWKLTVDPLDAPDTPEDFSVYFEKGIPKKLILDGGKKVITEPVELFTEANALARRNGVGRIDIVENRFIGIKSRGCYETPGLTILRSAHIDLEGLTLDREVRAIRDQFVTTTYSKLLYNGMYFTPECEYVRTMIDPSQKTVNGVVRARAYKGSLSILGRSSDTEKLYDETESSMDELTGFSPEDTSGFIAVQSIRIKKYGEAVREKGNTLSL
- a CDS encoding DEHA2B02354p (no similarity) — its product is MREYGSGAPEDDDYGTPFLVYMILIRCSWSNCHLGSIRLSMVASGSFEFHS
- a CDS encoding DEHA2B02398p (no similarity), translated to MYSSSSLELSVLREYWDKDGNHTHKGPMLTNTSCEPGSVHTGSAKRACKNNPITIAGFMLN